Genomic DNA from Candidatus Sphingomonas phytovorans:
GTCACCGCAATCGAGCGATGCAAGAAGGTCCTGATACGCATCCTATTTCTTCCCCCCGACCGGAACATCGGTCACATTATTTCCCCGCGCGACCCGGACCACCGGACCAGTCGTCACCGCTGCGCCCGGAAATCCCGGTGCGCCCGGTGCGCTGGGCATGGACTCGGCCGATTTGCCGGGCACGGTGCTGCGCTGGAAGCGCGAGACGTCGGCACCGGTCGCGAGTGTCGAATTGCCGGCCTGGGGCTGGCTCGCGACCCGCAGCAGCATTGCCTTTTCGGCCTTCGGGTCACTGCCTTCGGGTACCTTGACGTCCCCGTTGGCGATCGCTTCCTCAAGTTCGCTGTTGTTGTCGGCGATCGAACGCAGCGACAGGGAAAGCGAGCCGAGGGTCTGGGCGACCGCGATCTTCTCCGCGATCTTCGGCGTTGCCTCGATCGTCACGTTGGAGAAGGTGCGGACGACTGTCTTGCCGTCCTCGCCCGCCTGGTTGTCGGTGCGCTGGTCGGTCGCCAGCACGCGCAGGTTGCGCATGATGGTCTCGGCGACCTTCAGCGGCGGGCCGTCGCCGCCGCCGGTCACCGTCTGGGTCAGCACCAGGTCGATCCGGTCGCCCGGGAAGACGAAGCCGGCGACGCCGGTCTGCGCCGACACCGGCACGGTCACGGCGCGCATGCCCGGGCCGAGTGCGGCCGCCAGGAAACCGCGATCGCCGGGTTTCACCAGCGCGCCCTGCGTGACCGGCTGGCCAGCGGTGATCGCGTTGCGCACGACCGTGCCCTGAAGCGACTTCAGGTCGGCGGTGTTCTTGATGAAATAGGCGTTGTCGACCAGCTCCTTCGGCCAGGGCTGAAACTTCAGCGCGGTGGCATCCAGGATCGTACCCACGGGCAGCGCGCGCGTTGCGACGAGCACCTCGGGACCATCGACCGGGGCGGCGGCCGTAGTGGCCGCGCCAGCCTGGGGCGCCGATCCGCCGACGAGCAGGCTGCGCGCCATGAAGGCCGTGATCGCAGCGACGATCAAGGCGCCCACCAGAAGAATGATCTTGCGACTGTCCATGACGATTCAGGCCTTTCGGGCACGGGACGATTGAGCCCGCGTTAAGCATTCACAGGAACTGGTTAAGAATCGGTTCGCGAAGTGTAAGAAGGGCAGCGATCGCGATCGCCACGCCGTACGGAATCTCGATCGCGCCGGTCTTTTTGCGGACGGCACGCTCGATCACGAGCAGCAGCGTGAGCGCCCCGCCGATCAGCGACATCACGATCAGCATCCAGGCGAGGCCAGCGAACGGGAACCACAAGGCGAGCGCGCCGATCATCTTCACGTCGCCGCCGCCCATCCACCCAAAGGCGAAGGCGCCGAAGAAAAAAGCGAAGACGATCGCTGCCACGCCGAGCTGGATCGCCATGTCAGGCCAGAGCGACAGGCCGTTGGCCCACCACCAGAACGGGGCGAGCACCAGGATCGCCAGGTTCTTCCAATTGGCGATTTCGCGGGTGCGTGCATCCTGGATCCCCGCGGAGACAAGGAGCAGCGCCAGCGCGCCAAGCAGCAAAGCGTTTTCTATTCCCCCGCCCATGGGCAATTACCCTAGACGACATGGCTTTCTAAAAAGTAACCAGCATTCATGGTTTCTCCGCAGCTCTACCGTCGCGCGATTCCGGCAACCGCCCGGATCTCGCATTGGACCGCGCCCGACGGCTGGCAGCTGCGCCGTTTCGACTGGCCGGCGGAAGGGAATCAGCGCGGCAGCATCCTGTTCCAGGGCGGCCGCGGCGACATCTTCGAGAAATATCTGGAGGCGTTCGCCCATTGGCACGGCCAGGGCTGGTCGATCACCGCGTTCGACTGGCGCGGGCAGGGTGGGTCGGGGCGGCTGTCGCCCGATCCTCATGTCGGCCATGTCGAGACGTTCGACGTCTTCATCGACGATTTCGCTGCCTTCTGGGCCGACTGGTCGGCCCAGGCAGCCGGGCCGCAGGTGGTGATGGGTCATTCGATGGGCGGGCACCTCGTGCTGCGCGCGCTGACTGAAGGCGTTGCCCGGCCGGTGGCCGCGGTGCTGGTCGCGCCGATGCTCGGCCTGCACAGTCCGCTCGGCGCCGGAATGGGGGAGCGGCTCGCGAAATTGCTGGGCGGCGTCGGCAATTCGGCGCGTCCGGCGTGGAAGGTCAATGAGCGCCCCGCGACGACGTCGACGCGTCAGGCCCTGCTGACCCACGACCCCGCCCGCTATGAAGACGAGATCTACTGGCAATCGACCAAGCCCGAGCTGGTGCTGGGGCCGCCAAGCTGGCGGTGGGTGATCAGGGCGTTCGAATCGACCCGGCGCCTGCGGGACGATCCGCGGTTGAAGACGATGACCGTGCCGGTGCTGATGCTCGTCGCCGAGGCGGACAAGCTGGTGAGCCCCAAGGCGGCGCTGCAGGTCGCCACCAAATTGCCCGACGTGCGTGTCGTGAGGTTCGGGCAGGAATCCGCCCATGAGGTGCTGCGCGAGGCGGACAGCGTGCGCAATCGTGCGATCGGCGAGATCGACATTTTCCTGGCCGCGCGCGCGCAACGCTGAGCGCATCGGAGACACAATCTTGAAGCACTATGACATCGTGATCGTCGGCGCCGGTATCGCCGGCGCCAGCCTCGCGGCAGCGGTCGCGCCGAACGCGTCGGTGCTGCTGATCGAGGCGGAGGATGCACCCGGCTATCACGCCACCGGGCGATCGGCGGCCTATTGGTCCGAAAGCTATGGCGGCCCCGGCGTGCAGCCGCTCACCAGCGCATCGGGCCCGGTGCTCCAGGCCGGTGGGTTCCTTGCGCCGCTCGGTTCGCTCCATATCGGTCGGACGGCCGATGCGGCCGCGATCGACGCTTTCCTCGCCGAGTTCGACAATGCCCCGGTCGCGCTCGAGCGGGTCGATCCGGCGGCGTTCGTCCCAGGCTTGCGCGATGACTGGACACTCGGCGTGATGGAGGCGAGCAGCGCCTATATCGATGTGGCCGCGCTCCATGCCGACTGCCTCGCCCGTGCCCGTCGCGCTGGAGCCGAGCTGATCGTTGACTCACCGCTTCGTGCCGCGACACGTATGGACGGGCAGTGGCAGATCGAGACGAGCGCCGGCAGCTTCGGCGCGACCGCCCTGGTCAACGCCGCGGGGGCATGGGCCGATACCGTCGCGCGGATCGCGGGGGCCGTGCCGATCGGCATCCAGCCCTATCGCCGTACCATGACCCAGTTGCGGACTGCCCCCGCCGCGCCGGGGGGGCTGCCTCATGTCGGAGACATATCGGGGCAGTTCTATTTCAAGCCGGAGGCGGGCGGGCGGCTATGGCTCAGCCCGCATGACGAGACGCCGGTAGACCCGTGCGACGTCCAGCCCGAGGAGCTTGACGTCGCCATCGCGATCGACAGGTTCGAGGGGGTCGTCGACTGGAAGGTCGAGGCGGTCGAGCGCCGCTGGGCAGGCCTCAGGAGCTTCGCGCCCGACCGGCTGCCGGTCTACGGCTTCGATCCCCGGATGCCTGGCTTCTTCTGGTGCGCGGGGCAGGGGGGATTCGGCATTCAGACCGCACCAGCCGGGGCGGCGCTGGCGGCGGCGCTGTTGCTGGGCCGGAGCCCCGATCCGATCGTCGCCGCGATCGATCCGGCGCAATATGCGCCCGATCGCTTTCGGACGCTGGCGTAACGGTTCGGGCGAGGCTAATCTGCATCAATCCACTCCGGGAGAGATGCGATGGCCCATAAATTCGTGATCGAGCAGAACAAGGCCGGCGAGTATGTCGCCAAGTTCAAGTACAACAGCGAAATCATGTTCTGGACCGAAGGCTATACGACCAAGGCCAGCGCGCAGAACGCGATCGATTCGATCAAGAAGAACGGCCCCCCGGCGCCCGTCGAGGATTGATCGTCCGGCGTAGGTCGTAGCGCCCGCGCTCCATTCCGTATCCGTGACAGGGGCCGCTGGTTCAGGCGGCGTGGGCGGCGCTTGTCCTTCGGCGGGCAGCAGTGTCCGCCGTGGATGGTGTCGTCGTAGCTTCATGAGCACTCGACATCTGGCGTGGCAGATAGGCCGCGTTTGGGTGCGTGGCGTTATTGGGGCGTGCGACAGGATTCAAAGACGCTTTTGCACGGTGCTGCCGTCATCTTCCAAAAGGGAAGGGGGCAAAGCGGGTGCGTGATGTTGGATGGTTTTGCCGCCGCCGCTGCGGGAGTCGCGTGGCGCAAGGTGCAGGGCCGCCAATTTTCCATTTGGGCTATCCTCAAGCTTGAGTAGATCATTGGTACTCTTGCTGTTGTTGTTCGATTTGGTTCGAATAATTTGGAGGATAAAATTAAATTACTGTGAAATTTTATTATAGCATTCGCATAAATGCATTTCACACCCTGTGACGGAGCTGATTTTGTACGATTTTCGAAATATTGATTTGCATCAAGGTGGTATTATTAGTGTGCAGTGATTTGCGATAATTCACCAAGTCAACTGACTTTAAATCTGCGAAGTGTATTGTGTCGGGAAGAATCCCGATATGTGACATATGAATTATGGTTAACGCATTTTAATCATATGCCTTGTTCGGTAGCGTAATGCTGCGATTCAATATCCGGAATCGAAGTTGCGCGGGGAACATATTCCATGTCGGTAAAAATGGCTCTGGCGAAGCTCTGCGCGTGTGCCTGCGGGGGCGCAATTGTTGGCGGTGGCGCGGTTCACGTGGCTGAACGGTCGAACGTCAGCCGAGTTCAAGTGACCAAACATCTGAAATACAAGAAGCGCGCCGTGGCGATTCGCCGCGTGCGGCGTCAGGTCACGACAACCACGGTAAGATGCGCACCGGCAGAGGTGGCGGTCACGACGCAGGGCGTGCCGGTGCCGTACCCTCCGATGACCAATGCCGACGGATATGCTGGCGGCGGGGGTAACGTGCTCGCGTTCAGCGGCGGTTACTTCCAGGCGGTGAGCTATGGAACGCCCGGTATGACCTATCCGGGCATTCCGGGAATGCCGGGCACTCCAGGGACGCCCGGCACTCCAGGGACGCCCGGTACCCCCGGGAAACCGCCTGGCACTCCGGGAACGCCTGGCACTCCGGGAACGCCTGGCACTCCGGGAACGCCTGGCACTCCGGGGGGCACCCGGCACCCCGGGAACGCCCGGTACCCCGGGGACCACCCGGCACTCCAGGAACAACCCGGTACTCCGGGGACACCAACCCCAATCCCCGGACCGCCGATGACCTTGCTGTTCGGCATGAGCGTGGCCGCCTTGATATGGCGCGCGAAATGGAAGGGGCGGCGGCAAGGCGGGCTGGCGTGAACGTGTCGTCCAACTCTCAGCACCATCGCAATTAAGATGAAACTTGGCTCAATCCGAGGGCAGATTGAGCATTGTCTTGATTTCAGCGAGTGACGGCGGGCGTGAGGATCTTCGTGCGGGTTCCGCCCCCTCGGCAGCGTCTCCCTAACCCCGCCCCGCCGCCACAGCGGCATCGCTGGCCAGCCTGTCCGCGCGCTCATTGTCGGGATGGCCGGCATGGCCTTTCACCCAGAGCCATTCGATGCGATGCGGCTTGGCGGCGGCGAGCAGGGGCCTGCCACAGATCGGCGTTCTTGACCGGCTGCTTCGCGGCGGTCTTCCAGCCATTCTTCTGCCAGCCTTTGATCCATTTGGTCAGGCCGTCCATCACATAGCGGCTGTCGGTCGACAGGACGACATGGCAGGGGCGCTTCAGCGCGTTCAGTCCCTCGATCGCCGCGGTCAGCTCCATGCGGTTGTTCGTGGTCAGCTTCTCGCCGCCGGCCAGTTCGCGTTCGCTGGTGCCCGAACGGATGATCGCGCCCCAGCCGCCCGGCCCCGGATTGCCCTTGCAGGCGCCGTCAGTGGCGATCTCGACTTTTGTCAGTTCGGTCATGCGATATCCAGCGGGGTGGTGCGCGCGTCATAGGCGTTGAGGCGGCGCAGATAGGCGAGGGGGTCCTTGCGAGGTCACGAGCGCATCGGCGGGGGTGTTGAGCCAGTCCCAGGCGCGTGACAAACAGGAAGCGGATGCAGGCGCCCCTGGCGAGGGGGATCAGGGCCGCGCGCTCATGCTGGTCGAGCGCGACGGATCGCGTGTAGCCTTCGATCAGCGCTCGTCCCACGGCCCAGTCGGCGGTGGTTCCGGTCGCGTCGAACGACCATGCGGTATGCATCACCGCGAGGTCATAGGCGCGGATGTCCGTGCAGGCGAAATAGAAGTCGATCAGGCCGCTCACCGCATCGCCGCGCATCAGCACATTGTCGGGGAAGAGGTCGGCGTGGATCGTACCGGTCGGCAGATGATCGGGCCAGGCGGAGAGAATATCGTCCAGCGCGAAGCCGACCTCGTCGTACAGCCCCGGCGCGATGCCATCGAGGTCGCGGCCGCAGCGGTCGAACAGCGGGCGCCAGCTCTCCACGCCCATCGAGTTCGGCCGAACGAGAGGGAAGTCGGCCAGTGCCTGGTGCATCTGCCCCATCGCGGCGCCGGCGGCGAACGCCTGGGCATTGGTCGGGTGCGAGACCGAGACGCCGGTCAGGAACTCGATCAGGCAGGCGGGCCTGCCTTCGAGCTGCTGGATCACCACGCCGTCGCGGTCGGGCAGGGCGCGCGGCACCGGCAGGCCGTGCGCGCCCAGATGATCGATCATCGAGAAGAAGAAGGGCAAGTCATCGAGATGAACGCGCTTCTCGTAGAGCGTCAGGATGAAGCGGCCCCGAGTCGTGTCGACGAGATAGTTGCTGTTCTCGACGCCCTCGGCGATGCCCTTGGCGGACACCAGTTCGCCATGGTCGAAGCGCGACAGGAAGGCGGCCAGCGCCTCCGCCGAAACCTGGGTATAGACGGCCATGGAGTTTAGGCTGCGACTTCGAGGCCGCGAGGCAGCTTGAAGGAGATCGTCTCGCGGGTCGTCTCGACCTCATATTCGCTGATCTCGAATCGCTCGGCGAGCCTGGTGACGAGCTCGCGCACCAGGACTTCGGGTGCCGAGGCGCCGGCGGTGATGCCAAGCGTGCGGACGCCCTTGAGGAAATCGAAGTTCAGGTCGCTGGCGCGCTGGACGAGCTGCGCCGGCGTGCCTTCGCGCACCGCGACCTCGACCAGCCGGACCGAGTTGGAGGAATTGGGGGCGCCGATCACCAGCATGGCGTCGCACGCGGCGGCGATCTTCTTCACCGCGCCCTGGCGGTTCGACGTGGCGTAGCAGATGTCCTCGCCGCGCGGCGCCTCGATCCCCGGAAAGCGGCGCTGCAGCGCCTCGACGATATCGGCGGTGTCGTCGACGGAGAGGGTGGTCTGGGTAAGGAAGGCAAGGTTTCCGACATCGAGCGGCTCGATCTTGTCCACATCCTCGATCGTCTCGACCAGCGACATGCTGCCCTCCGGCACCTGGCCGAAGGTACCGATCACCTCGGGATGCCCCCCATGCCCGATGAACAGGATATGCCGGCCCGCGGCGACGAGCCGCTCGGCCTGGCGATGGACCTTGGAGACGAGCGGGCAGGTGGCGTCGAGATAGGTGAGGCCGCGCTCGGCCGCCTTGTCCGGCACCGCCTTGGGCACGCCATGCGCCGAAAAGACCACCGGTACGCCGTCCGGCACCTCGTCCAGTTCCTCGACGAACACGGCGCCCTTGATGCGCAGCGCGTCGACGACGAACCGGTTGTGGACGATCTCGTGCCGGACATAGACCGGGGCGCCATATTTCTCGATCGCCAATTCGACGATCTGGATCGCGCGGTCGACACCAGCGCAAAAGCCGCGGGGGGCGGCGATCAGCAGTTCAAGCGGCGGTTTCTGGGCATCGGTCATTACAACACGGCTCTACGCGATTGCTTGCGTGCGCGAAAGCCGGTTCCTATGGTGCGTGTCGTTCCGGGGCCGGGCGCGATGGCGCGAGGCCCCTTCCTGTGTGATAAGGTGCGTGTGCCCGTGACAGCCCGGAAATTAGCCGTTCCTGCCATCCTGATGCTGCTTGGGGGGGGATGCGCCACCACCGGCGACATCGACGAGACCGGCGGCATCTCTGCGATCCGTTCCGCGTGCCCGACGGTGGGCGTTCCCGCCGCGACCGGCGACATCACGCTGTTCGATCCGGCCGGCAGCACCGCATCCTCGGCGATCGACCTGACGGCGGTGATGACCAATGTCCGTTCCACCTGCGCCGACGCGACCGACGACATCGTGACGACCGTCACCTTCGACATCCAGGCCCGCCGCACCCGCACCGATGTGGCGCGCGACGTGAGCCTGCCCTATTTCATCACCGTGGTGCGCGGCGGCACCGCCGTCATCGCCAAGCGCGTCGGCCATGTCTCGGTGCACTTCAACGCCGGGCAGGACCGCGCCGTAGCGAGCGGCCAGGCGTCAAGCACCATCGCGCGCGCCGCCGCGACGCTGTCGGACGAGGTCCGCAAGAAGCTGACCGAGAAGCGCAAGGCGGGCGGCAACGACGCCGCGGTCGATCCGCTGAGTCGCCCGGAAATCCGCCAGGCGGTGGTGCGCGCGACCTTCGAGGCGCTGGTCGGTTTCCAGCTGACCGACGACCAGCTGAAGTACAACGCGACTCGGTGACGGCGGTCCCGGTCTTCGCCCTGCTTACAGGCAGGGCCCGGTACCTTGCGCGCGGCGAGGCAAGCGCGATCGCGAAATCCCCGGTCGCCGGGCCGGTGAAGATCGGTTTCCTGGGACTGGAAGGCGACGAGCAGGCCGATCTGAGCGTGCATGGCGGCCCCGACAAGGCGCTGCATCACTATCCGCATGATCATTATACGCGCTGGGGCGAGGCGAGGGAGAATGAGCCTATACTGGCCGCGCCCGGCGCCTTTGGCGAGAATATCGCGACCCTCGGCCTCACTGAAGACCAGGTCTGCATCGGCGACCGTTTCCGCCTGGGCGGTGCGCTGATCGAGATCAGCCAGGGCCGCCAGCCCTGCTGGAAACAGGGTGAGCGGCTGCAATGGCCGGCGTTGCCCGCGCTGATGGTGAAGGAACGCCGCAGCGGCTGGTACTACCGCGTGATCGAGGAAGGCACGGCCGAGCCGGGCGAGACCCTGGCGATGGTGGCGCGGCCCTTGCCCGACTGGACCGTCCGCCGCGTGTTCGGCCTGCTGATCGCGGGCGACCACCGCAAGGATCCAGGGGCGCTGGCCGAGCTGGCCGATATGGAATTGCTCTATGCCGGCTGGCGTCGCCGTGCCGTCAAATTGATGGCTTGAGCGAATAGCGTCGCCAAGCCCGATTGACTCGCATGCTGCGCCGCGTCACACCGGGCGTGTCGATGGGGGGCAACTTCCATGGGCACGCGCGGGAGAGACCCCGGACGTGGGACCTTGTCAAAGCAACTGCTTGGCGGGACATCCCTGATCCGGGGCGCCGAAGGAGCAACCGCCCCGGAATCTCTCAGGCACACCGGACCGCGCGGGCTATCGACACTCTGGAAAGCGGCTGGCGCGACGTTCGCCCGGCCCACCGAAGGGGTAAGCCATCCTGCGCAGGCGGGGGGTGAAAGCTCTCAGGTTCCCGTGACAGAGGGGGCGGCGAAACCCGGCGCGTCATGCGCTGCGTAACGCCGTGACACCTTATGACGGAGACCGGCATTGAGCGACACCGAAGGCCCCGAAATCGAGATTCAGACGCTGCCGCTCGACGCGTGGCACCGCGCGCGCGACGGCCGCATGGTCGAATTCGCCGGCTATCACATGCCAGTCCAGTATGAAGGCATCATGGCCGAGCATCTGTGGACCCGCGAGTCCGCCGGCCTGTTCGACGTCAGCCATATGGGCCAGTTGCTGTTCACCGGCGAGGGTGCCGACGCTGCGCTGGAGGCACTGCTGCCGGGCGATATCAAGGGCCTCGGCACCGCGAGGATGCGCTATTCGCTGCTGCTGGCGGAGAATGGCGGCATCCTCGACGACCTGATGGTCACGCGGCGCGAGGACGGCATCTACATGGTCGTCAACGGCGCGACCAAATATGACGACATCTCCTATCTCCTCGATCACCTGCCCGAGGACATCACGATCAACATCATGGACGACCAGGCGCTGCTCGCGCTGCAGGGGCCCAAGGCGGTGGATGTGCTGTCGCGGCTGGTGCCCGGCGTCGAGGCCCTGGTGTTCATGATCGCCGGCGCGTTCGAGTGGAACGGCACGCCGCTGTGGATCAGCCGTTCGGGCTATACCGGCGAGGACGGGTTCGAGATTTCGGTGCCGGCCGAGGCGGCGGAAGCGCTCGCCGATGCGCTGACCGCCGAGGCCGAAGTGAAGCCGATCGGGCTGGGCGCGCGGGATTCGCTTCGACTCGAGGCTGGCCTGCCGCTCTACGGCCATGATCTCGATCCCGAAACGACGCCGGTAATGGCCGATCTCGGCTTCGCCCTGTCGAAGCGCCGCCGCGAGGAAGGCAATTTCATGGGCGCCGCGCGCATCCTGCTCGAACGTGAGCAAGGCCCGGTCGTCAAGCGCGTCGGCCTGATTGTAGAAGGGCGCCAGCCGGTGCGCGAGGGCGCGGCGGTGGTCGATACGGACGGGTCCGATGTCGGCAAGGTCACCAGTGGCGGCTTCGCCCCCAGCTTCGGCGCACCGATCGCCATGGCTTATGTGCCTGCCGCGATGGCCGCCATCGGCACCGTCATCCAGATCACGCAACGCGGCAAGGTCCATCAGGCGACCGTCACCGCGATGCCGCTAATTCCCCACCGCTACGTCCGTACAGGAGGCAAGTGAGCATGAGCCGTTATTTCACCGAAGATCATGAATGGGTCGATGTCGACGGCGACGTCGGCACCGTGGGCATCAGCACCTACGCCCAGGAACAGCTTGGCGACATCGTGTTCGTCGACGTCCCCGAGAAGGGCAAGAAGCTGGCCAAGGGCGACGAGGCGGCAGTGGTGGAATCGGTCAAGGCGGCCTCGGACGTTTATTCGCCGGTGTCGGGCAGCGTGATCGAGGGCAATGCCGAACTCGGCGACAACCCCGGCCTCGTCAACGAGGACCCCGAGACGGAAGGCTGGTTCTTCAAGCTGACGCTCAGCGATCCGGAAGAACTGAAGGGCCTGATGGACGAGGCCGCGTACGCCGCTTTCGTCGCCAAGCTTTGAACTGACTTGCTCCCCTCCCGCTCGCGGGAGGGGTTGGGGGTGGGCTTGCGCTCTCCTCCAACGCTTCGCCCGAAATTGATCGGGCGCCCACCCCCGACCCCTCCCGCAGGCGGGAGGGGGGAGATTGCGTGAATGCGTTACCTGCCTCTTACCGACACTGATCGCCAGGCGATGCTCGCCACGATCGGCGCCAAGTCGATCGACGACCTGTTCGTCGATGTTCCCGCGATTGCCCAACTGGATGGCCCGATCCACGGCTTGCCCGGTCATGCCAGCGAACTGGCGGTCGAACGCCATATGTCGGCGCTGGCTCGCAAGAACCTGGCGGCGGGCGATGCGCCCTTCTTTCTCGGTTGCGGCGCCTACAGGCATCATGTGCCGGCAAGCGTCGATCACCTGATCCAGCGCGGCGAGTATCTGACGGCATACACGCCCTATCAGCCCGAGATCGCTCAGGGCACGCTGCAGATGCTGTTCGAGTTCCAGACCCAGGTCGCGCGGCTGCTCGGCACCGACGTGGCCAATGCCTCGATGTATGACGGCTCGACCGCCTGCTGGGAAGCGATCGGCATGGCGCGGCGGGTGACAAAGCGGGCCAAGGCGATCCTGTCGACCGGGTTGCACCCACACTATGTCTCGGTCGCGAAGACCATGGCGAAGTTCACCGGCGACGTGCTTGAGACGGGCACGCCGTCGCTGTCGGCCGGGACCGATATCGGCGCGCTGATTGCCGCGATCGATAACGACACCTCCTGCGTCGTCGTCCAGTATCCCGATATCCTTGGCCGCATCGAGGACCTGTCCGAACTCGCCGCCGCCTGCCACGCGAAGAAAGCGCTGCTGATCGCGGTCGTGACCGAGCCGGTGGCGCTGGGCGCGATCAGGTCGCCGGGCGAGATGGATGCCGATATCGTCGTCGGCGAGGGCCAGTCGATCGGCGTGGGTCTTCAGTTCGGCGGTCCCTATGTCGGGCTGTTCGGCTGCAAGGAAAAATACCTTCGGCAGATGCCCGGCCGGCTCTGCGGCGAGACGCTTGACGCCGATGGGCGCCGCGGCTTCGTGCTGACGCTGTCGACCCGCGAGCAGCATATCCGCCGCGAAAAGGCGACGTCGAACATCTGCACCAATTCCGGCCTGTGCGCGCTCGCCTTTTCGATTCACATGACCCTGCTTGGCGAGGCCGGATTGCGGGCGCTGGCCGAGACCAACCATGCCGGCGCGGTCGTCGCGGCGGAGCGGCTGGCGCAGGTGCCCGGCGTCGAGCTGGTCAACACCGCCTTCTTCAACGAATTCACCCTCAAGCTGCCGGTCGAGGCCCGCCCCGTGGTCCGTACGCTGGCCGATCGTGGCATCCTGGCCGGCGTATCGCTCGGGCGGCTCTATCCCGGCGAGGCGGCGCTTGCGAATGGCCTGGTCGTCGCCGTGACCGAGACGACCACCATGGAGGATGTCGAGACACTTGCCTCCGCGCTTCAGGAGGTGCTGGCATGACGATCAACGCAAGCGGCTGGCGCCCGGAGCGCCCCGAGGCTGGCACCACGACGGCGTCGGCCTTCACCGGCAACACCTTTACCGGAAATAGGGCGCTGATGCTTGAAGAGGCGCTGATCTTCGAGATCGGGTCGACCGAGACCACCGGTGTCGAGGTCGCCGCACCAGCCAGGGTCGCTTCCCGCCTCGGCAGCCTGGACCGGTCCGCGCCGATCGGGCTTCCGGGCCTGTCCGAGCCCGAGGCGGTGCGCCATTACACGCGCCTGTCGCGCCAGAATTATGCGATCGATCTCGGCCTGTTCCCGCTGGGATCGTGCACGATGAAGCACAACCCGCGCCTCAACGAGAAGATGGCGCGGCTGCCCGGTTTCGCCGACATCCACCCGCTTGCGCCGGTCG
This window encodes:
- the gcvPA gene encoding aminomethyl-transferring glycine dehydrogenase subunit GcvPA — translated: MRYLPLTDTDRQAMLATIGAKSIDDLFVDVPAIAQLDGPIHGLPGHASELAVERHMSALARKNLAAGDAPFFLGCGAYRHHVPASVDHLIQRGEYLTAYTPYQPEIAQGTLQMLFEFQTQVARLLGTDVANASMYDGSTACWEAIGMARRVTKRAKAILSTGLHPHYVSVAKTMAKFTGDVLETGTPSLSAGTDIGALIAAIDNDTSCVVVQYPDILGRIEDLSELAAACHAKKALLIAVVTEPVALGAIRSPGEMDADIVVGEGQSIGVGLQFGGPYVGLFGCKEKYLRQMPGRLCGETLDADGRRGFVLTLSTREQHIRREKATSNICTNSGLCALAFSIHMTLLGEAGLRALAETNHAGAVVAAERLAQVPGVELVNTAFFNEFTLKLPVEARPVVRTLADRGILAGVSLGRLYPGEAALANGLVVAVTETTTMEDVETLASALQEVLA